One genomic window of Arachis stenosperma cultivar V10309 chromosome 10, arast.V10309.gnm1.PFL2, whole genome shotgun sequence includes the following:
- the LOC130955604 gene encoding probable sugar phosphate/phosphate translocator At3g11320 isoform X2: protein MRGKYSFGGGRSYRVGLPPLLVLPSWRVQKVQCFGNWSRNDSKVIGDNRGSMVVKAASEGGAISLPKHWPLSKDPEEKLQDPVPRMKGSSRFFTVGLVASWYSSNIGVLLLNKYLLSNYGFKYPIFLTMCHMTACSLFSYVAIAWMKVVPLQTIRSRVQFFKISALSLIFCVSVVFGNVSLRYLPVSFNQAIGATTPFFTAVFAYLMTFKREAWLTYLTLVPVVTGVIIASGGEPSFHLFGFIICVAATAARALKSVLQGILLSSEGEKLNSMNLLLYMAPMAVVFLLPATLIMEENVVGITLALARDDSKIIWYLLFNSALAYFVNLTNFLVTKHTSALTLQVLGNAKGAVAVVVSILIFRNPVSVTGMMGYTLTVFGVILYSEAKKRTK from the exons ATGAGGGGAAAGTACTCTTTTGGTGGTGGAAGAAGCTATAGAGTGGGATTGCCACCATTGTTGGTCCTTCCAAGTTGGAGGGTTCAAAAGGTTCAATGTTTTGGTAATTGGAGTAGAAATGATTCAAAAGTAATTGGGGATAACAGAGGTTCCATGGTAGTGAAGGCTGCTTCTGAAGGAGGAGCTATCTCTCTACCTAAGCATTGGCCACTTTCAAAG GACCCAGAAGAAAAACTCCAAGACCCAGTTCCCAGAATGAAGGGTTCGAGCCGTTTCTTCACGGTGGGTCTTGTAGCTTCATGGTACTCCTCCAACATTGGCGTTCTCCTTCTCAACAAGTACCTTCTCAGCAACTATGGCTTCAAGTACCCGATCTTCCTCACCATGTGCCACATGACAGCATGTTCTTTGTTCAGTTATGTTGCCATAGCGTGGATGAAGGTGGTGCCTTTGCAAACCATACGATCCAGGGTTCAGTTCTTCAAGATCTCTGCTTTGAGCCTTATTTTTTGTGTCTCCGTTGTGTTTGGGAACGTGTCGTTGAGGTACCTTCCTGTGTCGTTTAACCAAGCAATTGGTGCCACAACGCCTTTCTTCACTGCCGTTTTTGCTTACCTAATGACGTTTAAGAGGGAGGCTTGGCTCACATATCTCACACTTGTTCCGGTTGTCACTGGTGTCATCATTGCCAGCGGG GGTGAACCAAGTTTCCATTTATTTGGATTCATTATATGTGTTGCTGCTACAGCTGCAAGAGCCCTGAAATCAGTGCTACAAGGAATTTTGCTTTCTTCCGAAGG AGAGAAGCTCAATTCTATGAATCTTCTCCTTTACATGGCTCCTATGGCGGTGGTTTTCCTTCTTCCCGCTACACTTATAATGGAAGAAAATGTGGTTGGAATCACTTTGGCGCTTGCCAGAGATGATTCCAAGATCATTTGGTATCTGCTATTCAATTCGGCGCTCGCATATTTTGTCAACCTGACCAATTTCTTGGTCACAAAACATACAAGTGCTCTGACCCTTCAG GTACTAGGGAATGCTAAAGGGGCTGTAGCAGTAGTAGTATCAATTCTAATATTTAGAAACCCAGTTTCGGTTACTGGAATGATGGGGTACACCCTCACAGTCTTTGGAGTTATCCTTTACAGTGAAGCGAAAAAGCGAACCAAATGA
- the LOC130955604 gene encoding probable sugar phosphate/phosphate translocator At3g11320 isoform X1 yields MAPIALLNPATSVTTITGKVKKHVMRGKYSFGGGRSYRVGLPPLLVLPSWRVQKVQCFGNWSRNDSKVIGDNRGSMVVKAASEGGAISLPKHWPLSKDPEEKLQDPVPRMKGSSRFFTVGLVASWYSSNIGVLLLNKYLLSNYGFKYPIFLTMCHMTACSLFSYVAIAWMKVVPLQTIRSRVQFFKISALSLIFCVSVVFGNVSLRYLPVSFNQAIGATTPFFTAVFAYLMTFKREAWLTYLTLVPVVTGVIIASGGEPSFHLFGFIICVAATAARALKSVLQGILLSSEGEKLNSMNLLLYMAPMAVVFLLPATLIMEENVVGITLALARDDSKIIWYLLFNSALAYFVNLTNFLVTKHTSALTLQVLGNAKGAVAVVVSILIFRNPVSVTGMMGYTLTVFGVILYSEAKKRTK; encoded by the exons ATGGCTCCAATTGCGCTTCTCAACCCAGCAACAAGTGTCACAACTATAACTG gAAAGGTGAAGAAGCATGTGATGAGGGGAAAGTACTCTTTTGGTGGTGGAAGAAGCTATAGAGTGGGATTGCCACCATTGTTGGTCCTTCCAAGTTGGAGGGTTCAAAAGGTTCAATGTTTTGGTAATTGGAGTAGAAATGATTCAAAAGTAATTGGGGATAACAGAGGTTCCATGGTAGTGAAGGCTGCTTCTGAAGGAGGAGCTATCTCTCTACCTAAGCATTGGCCACTTTCAAAG GACCCAGAAGAAAAACTCCAAGACCCAGTTCCCAGAATGAAGGGTTCGAGCCGTTTCTTCACGGTGGGTCTTGTAGCTTCATGGTACTCCTCCAACATTGGCGTTCTCCTTCTCAACAAGTACCTTCTCAGCAACTATGGCTTCAAGTACCCGATCTTCCTCACCATGTGCCACATGACAGCATGTTCTTTGTTCAGTTATGTTGCCATAGCGTGGATGAAGGTGGTGCCTTTGCAAACCATACGATCCAGGGTTCAGTTCTTCAAGATCTCTGCTTTGAGCCTTATTTTTTGTGTCTCCGTTGTGTTTGGGAACGTGTCGTTGAGGTACCTTCCTGTGTCGTTTAACCAAGCAATTGGTGCCACAACGCCTTTCTTCACTGCCGTTTTTGCTTACCTAATGACGTTTAAGAGGGAGGCTTGGCTCACATATCTCACACTTGTTCCGGTTGTCACTGGTGTCATCATTGCCAGCGGG GGTGAACCAAGTTTCCATTTATTTGGATTCATTATATGTGTTGCTGCTACAGCTGCAAGAGCCCTGAAATCAGTGCTACAAGGAATTTTGCTTTCTTCCGAAGG AGAGAAGCTCAATTCTATGAATCTTCTCCTTTACATGGCTCCTATGGCGGTGGTTTTCCTTCTTCCCGCTACACTTATAATGGAAGAAAATGTGGTTGGAATCACTTTGGCGCTTGCCAGAGATGATTCCAAGATCATTTGGTATCTGCTATTCAATTCGGCGCTCGCATATTTTGTCAACCTGACCAATTTCTTGGTCACAAAACATACAAGTGCTCTGACCCTTCAG GTACTAGGGAATGCTAAAGGGGCTGTAGCAGTAGTAGTATCAATTCTAATATTTAGAAACCCAGTTTCGGTTACTGGAATGATGGGGTACACCCTCACAGTCTTTGGAGTTATCCTTTACAGTGAAGCGAAAAAGCGAACCAAATGA
- the LOC130955578 gene encoding proline transporter 1-like, protein MPNVGRNDSEHENHKDGKGNVKAPETAHQISSDSWFQVAFVLTTGINSAYVLGYSGTIMVPLGWVGGVVGLILATMISLYANALVAMLHEYGGRRHIRYRDLAGFIYGRWAYTLTWALQYVNLFMINTGYIILAGSALKATYLLFWDDHTMKLPYFIAIAGFVCAMFAFGIPSLSALGVWLGFSTLLSLAYIVIAFVLSLKDGLNAPPRDFSIPGNGAGKIFSIIGASANLVFAYNTGMLPEIQATIKQPVVTNMMKALYFQFTVGVLPLYLVTFTGYWAYGNSTSAYLLNNVNGPVWVKAVANITAFLQSVIALHIFASPMYEYADTKYGITGSALQIKNLTFRILLRGGYLTFNTFVSALLPFLGDFMSLTGAISTFPLTFILANHMYLTAKKDKQSSMQQLWHWLNIVFFSIMSLVATVSAVRLISVDSKTYHLFADL, encoded by the exons ATGCCTAACGTGGGAAGGAACGATAGTGAACATGAAAATCACAAGGATGGTAAAGGCAACGTTAAAGCACCGGAAACCGCGCACCAGATTAGTAGCG ATTCATGGTTTCAAGTGGCTTTTGTCCTAACCACCGGAATCAACAGCGCTTATGTGCTGGGATATTCCGGGACCATCATGGTTCCGCTTGGTTGGGTTGGTGGCGTGGTTGGTCTAATCCTGGCCACCATGATTTCGCTCTATGCAAATGCTCTTGTTGCTATGCTCCATGAGTATGGGGGGAGAAGGCACATCAGATATAGAGATCTTGCTGGATTCATATACG GAAGATGGGCGTATACTCTTACATGGGCTCTACAATACGTCAATCTTTTCATGATCAATACTGGCTACATCATTTTGGCCGGTTCAGCCTTGAAA GCTACTTATCTTCTATTTTGGGATGATCACACAATGAAACTTCCATATTTTATTGCCATAGCTGGCTTTGTGTGTGCAATGTTTGCTTTTGGAATCCCTTCTCTTTCAGCTCTTGGAGTTTGGCTGGGTTTTTCAACTCTCTTGAGTCTAGCTTATATTGTTATAGCATTTGTGCTGTCCCTTAAAGATG GATTGAATGCACCACCTAGAGATTTCAGTATTCCGGGCAATGGCGCCGGTAAAATATTTTCGATCATCGGAGCGAGCGCTAATCTCGTGTTCGCATATAACACTGGCATGCTTCCCGAAATACAG GCAACAATTAAGCAGCCAGTTGTGACGAACATGATGAAAGCCCTGTATTTTCAGTTCACAGTTGGTGTTCTTCCATTGTACCTGGTTACATTTACAGGTTACTGGGCTTATGGAAATTCCACATCAGCATATTTGCTGAACAATGTGAATGGTCCTGTCTGGGTTAAAGCTGTAGCTAACATTACAGCTTTTCTTCAATCAGTCATTGCATTGCAT ATATTTGCTAGTCCTATGTATGAGTATGCGGACACCAAATATGGGATCACCGGAAGTGCCCTACAAATTAAGAACTTAACATTCAGGATTTTACTAAGAGGTGGCTACCTCACCTTCAATACATTTGTATCTGCTTTGCTACCATTTCTTGGAGATTTCATGAGCCTCACAGGTGCAATAAGCACATTCCCACTCACATTTATTCTTGCAAACCATATGTACCTAACGGCAAAGAAGGACAAACAATCATCCATGCAACAGCTTTGGCACTGGCTCAACATTGTTTTCTTTAGCATCATGTCTCTTGTAGCAACAGTTTCGGCCGTACGGCTTATCTCCGTAGACTCCAAAACATACCATCTTTTTGCTGATTTATGA
- the LOC130955603 gene encoding LOW QUALITY PROTEIN: uncharacterized protein At2g39910 (The sequence of the model RefSeq protein was modified relative to this genomic sequence to represent the inferred CDS: inserted 1 base in 1 codon), which yields MSDSHSTLRELLNRLSNEIAECLAGTPYTAPESSSVSVKAFLQPLLLPPPSDASNTTTALSDSIKNFALACTLLSSASTFKPFTSDQSTLLSWIPTHLSSLAAASFLEFSQQYAAAAADEGGIFDNVAEFGLSCDSLPKEKRLVVELVPEVLPLLKERIKESSIDKSDDNDEFSAASARVPVGFAVLAAFQLRWFVTQVDYPLLGKFYGLVIPCSLTAIDHWSPEVKGQGMVCFAHLGKNVAAAEIGSYADVILDACCQNIASTDEIWQQVVETSVVISTLTQRSNPRSPWFEKMLNEMLSHLERQPKNKERRIAWLKFSDSIFTAVGLVLLAHFRRIFPLFFQWMHVDDDETLILVLKCTYVVLRLTWVRNSPYVERLVDELALVYKEAALRTAREEVRXNIYQILILLQGTKGQHFAAAWEKHRSDPNLAKLDLPLSGRDSITPPPQHCHQQGSTPPSNMIR from the exons ATGTCGGATTCACATTCAACTCTCCGGGAGCTTCTCAATCG gtTATCGAACGAAATCGCGGAGTGCCTCGCCGGAACTCCTTACACTGCTCCTGAGAGCTCCTCCGTCTCCGTCAAAGCATTCCTCCAACCACTCCTTCTTCCGCCGCCGTCCGATGCTTCCAACACCACCACTGCCCTAAGCGATTCCATCAAGAACTTCGCCCTCGCCTGCACGCTCTTATCCTCCGCTTCAACCTTCAAGCCCTTCACCTCCGACCAATCCACGCTCCTATCCTGGATCCCCACGCACCTCTCCTCACTCGCCGCGGCCTCCTTCCTTGAATTCTCCCAACAATACGCTGCCGCCGCAGCGGATGAGGGTGGGATCTTCGATAACGTTGCCGAGTTCGGGCTGAGTTGTGACTCGCTCCCGAAAGAGAAGAG gttggTGGTGGAGCTGGTTCCTGAGGTGTTGCCGCTTCTCAAGGAGAGGATAAAGGAGAGCTCCATTGATAagagtgatgataatgatgagTTCTCCGCTGCTTCAGCTAGGGTGCCGGTTGGGTTTGCCGTTCTGGCTGCTTTTCAGTTACGATGGTTTGTCACTCAG GTTGATTATCCTCTTTTGGGCAAGTTTTATGGATTGGTGATTCCTTGTTCGCTGACTGCCATTGATCATTGGTCGCCAGAGGTGAAG GGGCAGGGGATGGTTTGTTTTGCACATCTTGGAAAAAATGTTGCTGCTGCTGAGATTGGTTCATATGCGGATGTGATTCTTGATGCTTGTTGCCAGAATATTGCTTCTACGGATGAGATATGGCAGCAGGTGGTTGAGACATCAGTAGTTATTTCAACTCTGACTCAGAGAAGTAATCCACGTAGTCCCTG GTTTGAAAAGATGCTAAATGAGATGTTAAGTCACTTGGAGCGCCAGCCCAAAAACAAAGAACGCCGCATTGCATGGCTTAAATTTTCCGATTCAATATTTACTGCAGTTGGTCTTGTGTTATTAGCACACTTCAGGCGCATTTTCCCTTTATTTTTTCAGTGGATGCATGTCGATGACGATGAGACTCTTATTTTG GTTCTAAAATGTACTTATGTAGTTCTGAGATTGACTTGGGTTAGGAACTCACCATATGTTGAAAG ATTGGTAGATGAACTTGCCCTCGTTTATAAGGAGGCAGCTTTGAGAACGGCTAGAGAGGAGGTTA TCAATATATATCAGATACTAATCCTACTTCAAGG AACCAAAGGCCAGCATTTCGCAGCAGCTTGGGAGAAGCATCGATCTGATCCAAACTTGGCCAAGCTTGATCTTCCATTAAGTGGAAGAGACAGCATTACTCCGCCTCCACAGCATTGCCATCAGCAGGGATCTACACCCCCTTCAAACATGATTAGATAG
- the LOC130955579 gene encoding uncharacterized protein LOC130955579 produces the protein MGLWTLLEGFLLLANALAIINEDRFLAPRGWGFSDFSVGRTKSLKGQIIGLIHASQYIRVPLILLNTIFIIVKFLSG, from the coding sequence ATGGGTTTGTGGACACTACTAGAGGGGTTCTTGCTCCTTGCAAATGCACTGGCAATAATAAACGAGGACCGGTTTCTTGCACCGAGAGGGTGGGGCTTCTCAGATTTCTCAGTTGGGAGGACAAAGTCCTTGAAAGGCCAGATTATAGGTCTAATTCATGCAAGTCAGTATATAAGAGTTCCTCTCATACTTCTCAACACCATCTTCATTATTGTAAAGTTTCTGTctggatga